A region of Colletotrichum higginsianum IMI 349063 chromosome 10, whole genome shotgun sequence DNA encodes the following proteins:
- a CDS encoding Alpha beta hydrolase fold protein, producing MSFLTDTCYSQEECIDAVRDFYSFLTQMYLEDDYVKEPPESGWPSITSDILKDFGKTDEVISLHLQLPYIHMRHSGTDAHGAPWCYFADWQSLSQDMERGRVTGYELKLLSEGADIYDNVPPHVVSLTLGDRDDSAFLLDTKLGIVYWHGCPGEIMDNPSRERIWDDPYEWAPENEADWRGDASAWTVKDFFGVLKDQFITLSFIPMSPRSVIDIYTIQPANLKGLVERLQETYRSHDWPELESFCKHECLAAVEAIVKQYDSAV from the coding sequence CCAAATGTATCTTGAAGACGACTATGTGAAGGAGCCTCCAGAAAGTGGCTGGCCTTCTATCACGTCGGACATCCTCAAGGATTTTGGCAAAACGGATGAGGTCATATCTCTCCACCTTCAGCTGCCCTACATACACATGCGTCACAGCGGCACAGATGCACATGGCGCTCCTTGGTGCTACTTTGCAGACTGGCAATCTCTAAGCCAGGATATGGAGCGTGGAAGAGTGACAGGCTATGAATTGAAGCTCTTATCAGAAGGCGCCGATATTTACGACAATGTCCCTCCCCACGTAGTCAGCCTTACGTTAGGAGATCGCGACGATTCCGCCTTTTTACTCGACACGAAGCTGGGAATTGTGTACTGGCACGGGTGCCCAGGCGAAATCATGGATAACCCTTCCCGCGAGCGAATTTGGGACGACCCTTACGAATGGGCTCCAGAGAACGAGGCCGATTGGCGTGGCGATGCCTCTGCATGGACCGTAAAGGACTTTTTTGGGGTTCTCAAGGATCAATTCATCACATTGAGCTTTATCCCGATGAGTCCACGATCAGTTATAGACATCTACACCATACAACCAGCGAACTTGAAAGGCTTGGTTGAGAGGTTACAAGAGACATACCGCTCGCATGACTGGCCTGAATTGGAGAGCTTCTGCAAGCATGAATGCTTGGCGGCAGTGGAAGCAATCGTGAAGCAGTACGATTCGGCTGTTTAG